Proteins encoded by one window of Bradyrhizobium sp. B097:
- the lspA gene encoding signal peptidase II, giving the protein MLALDQLTKLWALRSLETGATVNLPGPVDLTLVFNRSNAFGLVPDYGALSRWALAFVGLAAAAALLGSILRRSTSTINAFGFALIGAGAAGNAIDRLRLGAVVDLFDASKLRFVWIFNVADVSIDLGIALVLLAALLPSLEAPKTDHGNN; this is encoded by the coding sequence ATGCTGGCGCTGGATCAGCTGACAAAGCTTTGGGCGCTTCGATCGCTGGAAACCGGCGCCACCGTCAATCTGCCGGGGCCCGTTGATCTTACACTCGTGTTCAATCGCAGCAACGCATTCGGTCTCGTTCCCGACTACGGAGCCTTGTCGCGGTGGGCGCTCGCGTTCGTCGGCCTTGCCGCGGCGGCCGCGCTGCTCGGATCGATCCTGCGGAGATCGACATCGACCATCAACGCCTTCGGATTCGCCTTGATCGGCGCCGGAGCCGCCGGAAATGCGATCGACCGCCTTCGATTGGGAGCCGTCGTCGATCTGTTCGATGCCTCGAAACTTCGATTTGTCTGGATTTTCAACGTCGCCGACGTTTCAATCGATTTGGGAATCGCGCTCGTTCTGCTTGCTGCGCTGCTGCCATCTTTGGAAGCGCCCAAGACAGACCACGGCAACAACTAG
- a CDS encoding ABC transporter substrate-binding protein: protein MKLAMAGLWVLAGALLVAPDARADIKVGVVVSASGPGSALGQPQMRTIAALPKEIGGEKVVYIALDDESDPTKGTQNARRLVIQDGVDILIGSSLTPVTMPMLDVAFESKTPIISLAAATAIVRPMDDRRRWAFKVVPNDDLMAAAILKYIAKSGIKTLGYIGVSDGYGEGYYNEVSRLAPTLGLTVTTHEVYARADTSAMGQALKVIATNPEAVFIASAGTPAVLPQEALRSRGYAGKIFQTHGVASEEFIKLGGVNVEGAIFTGEAFTIADDLPASDPFRQARDAFVSSYEKVNGSSPNIFGAHLWDAVTLFKRAAASALKTAKPGTPEFRAALRDELERGKDVYLNNGLSTMSPTDHNGYDERSAFLIKVEGGKFRLVK, encoded by the coding sequence ATGAAGCTGGCCATGGCCGGACTCTGGGTACTCGCGGGCGCGCTGCTGGTCGCGCCGGACGCGCGTGCCGACATCAAGGTCGGCGTCGTGGTGTCGGCATCCGGGCCGGGCTCGGCGCTCGGCCAGCCGCAGATGCGCACCATCGCCGCGCTGCCGAAGGAGATCGGCGGCGAGAAGGTGGTCTATATCGCCCTCGACGACGAGTCCGACCCGACCAAGGGCACGCAGAATGCCCGCCGCCTCGTGATCCAGGACGGCGTCGACATCCTGATCGGCTCCTCGCTGACCCCCGTGACCATGCCGATGCTCGACGTCGCCTTCGAATCCAAGACGCCGATCATCTCGCTCGCCGCGGCGACCGCGATCGTGCGGCCAATGGACGACCGCCGCCGCTGGGCGTTCAAGGTGGTCCCCAATGACGATCTGATGGCGGCGGCGATCCTGAAATACATCGCGAAATCCGGCATCAAGACGCTCGGCTATATCGGCGTCTCCGACGGCTATGGCGAAGGCTATTACAATGAGGTGTCGCGGCTGGCGCCCACGCTCGGCCTCACCGTCACGACGCATGAGGTCTATGCGCGCGCCGACACCAGCGCGATGGGCCAGGCGCTGAAGGTGATCGCGACCAACCCGGAGGCAGTGTTCATCGCCTCCGCTGGCACGCCGGCGGTGCTGCCGCAGGAGGCGCTGCGCAGCCGCGGCTATGCCGGCAAGATCTTCCAGACCCACGGCGTTGCGTCGGAGGAATTCATCAAGCTCGGCGGCGTCAATGTCGAGGGCGCGATCTTCACCGGCGAGGCCTTCACAATCGCCGACGATCTGCCGGCGAGCGATCCGTTCCGCCAGGCGCGCGACGCGTTCGTGTCGTCCTACGAGAAGGTCAACGGCTCGAGCCCGAACATCTTCGGCGCCCATCTGTGGGACGCCGTCACGCTGTTCAAGCGGGCGGCGGCCAGCGCGCTGAAGACGGCGAAGCCCGGCACGCCGGAATTCCGCGCCGCGCTGCGCGACGAGCTCGAGCGCGGCAAGGACGTCTATCTCAACAACGGCCTCTCGACGATGAGCCCGACCGATCACAATGGCTATGACGAGCGGTCGGCGTTCCTGATCAAGGTCGAGGGCGGCAAGTTCAGGCTGGTGAAGTAG
- a CDS encoding cytochrome P450, translating to MHGTIDLVDDTNLDTARERANTLALADYDPGHPELFKTDTFWPYFDRLRREDPVHYCKDSMFGPYWSITRYNDIMDIETNHAVFSSAASLGGITIRDVPPDLRRESFIAMDQPRHSAQRKTVAPMFTPTHLDELAINIRNRSTECLDNLPRGEVFDWVDKVSIELTTQMLAVLFDFPWEDRRKLTRWSDVATTLPGAGGLVATEDERQAELMECATYFARLWKERADQPPKSDLLSMMAHSDATRNMDPKNFLGNLILLIVGGNDTTRNTLSGSIYALSKHPEQYRKLKENPALIDSFVPEVIRWQTPLAHMRRTALADFEFRGRQIKKGDKVVMWYVSGNRDEEAIEKPYEFLIDRARPRTHISFGFGIHRCVGLRLAELQLKIIWEEILKRFDTIEVVEEPQRVYSSFIKGYETLPVRIAA from the coding sequence ATGCACGGGACCATCGATCTGGTCGACGACACCAATCTGGACACTGCACGCGAACGCGCCAACACGCTTGCGCTCGCAGACTACGATCCCGGCCATCCCGAGCTGTTCAAGACCGATACCTTCTGGCCGTATTTCGACCGGCTGCGCCGCGAGGATCCGGTGCACTACTGTAAGGATTCGATGTTCGGTCCGTACTGGTCGATCACCCGCTACAACGACATCATGGACATCGAGACCAACCACGCGGTGTTCTCCTCGGCGGCATCGCTCGGCGGCATCACCATCCGCGACGTGCCGCCGGACCTGCGCCGCGAAAGCTTCATCGCGATGGACCAGCCGCGCCATTCGGCGCAGCGCAAGACCGTGGCGCCGATGTTCACGCCGACGCACCTCGACGAGCTCGCGATCAATATCCGCAACCGCTCGACCGAGTGCCTCGACAATCTGCCGCGCGGCGAGGTGTTCGACTGGGTCGACAAGGTCTCGATCGAGCTGACCACGCAGATGCTCGCGGTGCTGTTCGACTTCCCGTGGGAGGATCGCCGCAAGCTGACGCGCTGGTCCGACGTCGCGACCACCCTGCCCGGCGCCGGCGGCCTGGTCGCCACCGAGGACGAGCGGCAGGCGGAACTGATGGAATGCGCGACCTATTTCGCACGGCTGTGGAAGGAACGAGCTGACCAACCGCCGAAGAGCGACCTGCTCTCGATGATGGCGCACAGCGACGCCACGCGGAACATGGACCCGAAGAACTTCCTCGGCAACCTGATCCTGCTGATCGTCGGCGGCAACGACACCACGCGCAACACGCTGTCCGGCAGTATCTACGCGCTGAGCAAGCATCCGGAGCAGTATCGCAAGCTCAAGGAGAACCCGGCGCTGATCGACAGTTTCGTGCCCGAGGTGATCCGCTGGCAGACGCCGCTCGCCCATATGCGGCGCACCGCGCTCGCCGACTTCGAGTTCCGCGGCCGCCAGATCAAGAAGGGCGACAAGGTCGTGATGTGGTACGTCTCGGGCAACCGCGACGAAGAGGCGATCGAGAAGCCCTACGAGTTCCTGATCGACCGCGCCCGGCCGCGCACCCACATCTCCTTCGGCTTCGGCATCCACCGATGCGTCGGGCTGCGTCTTGCCGAGCTGCAGCTCAAGATCATCTGGGAGGAGATCCTCAAGCGCTTCGACACGATCGAGGTGGTGGAGGAGCCGCAGCGGGTGTATTCCAGCTTCATCAAGGGCTACGAGACGCTGCCAGTGCGCATCGCCGCCTGA
- a CDS encoding cytochrome P450, translating into MNVHAAVSADKAELQRLAREEAYSTPLQDFHPGAPKLFQNDTLWPWFERLRKEEPVHYCTNSPIEPYWSVVKYNDIMHVDTSHGIFSSDSTLGGISIRDVPPGYDYPSFIAMDQPKHAHQRKTVSPMFTPNHLDELAKLIRQRSASVLDNLPRNETFNFVERVSIELTTQMLATLFDFPWEERRKLTRWSDVSTALPKSGIVDSPEQRRQEMDECYAYFSKLWNERVNAPPRNDLLSMMAHSEATRHMDPDNLMGNIILLIVGGNDTTRNTMSGSVLALHEHPDQFKKLKENPALIDTMVPEVIRWQTPLAHMRRTALQDTEIGGKTIRKGDRVVMWYVSGNRDDEVIDRPDEFIIDRARPRIHLSFGFGIHRCVGMRLAELQLKIVWQEMLKRFDRIEVVGEPKRVYSSFVRGIENLPVRIPGRV; encoded by the coding sequence ATGAACGTCCACGCCGCAGTCAGTGCCGACAAGGCCGAGTTGCAGCGCCTCGCCCGCGAGGAAGCCTATTCGACTCCGTTACAGGACTTTCACCCCGGCGCGCCAAAACTGTTCCAGAACGACACGCTGTGGCCGTGGTTCGAGCGGCTGCGCAAGGAAGAGCCGGTGCACTACTGCACCAATTCGCCGATCGAGCCTTATTGGTCTGTGGTGAAGTACAACGACATCATGCATGTCGACACCAGCCACGGCATCTTCTCCTCGGACTCCACGCTCGGCGGCATCTCGATCCGCGACGTGCCGCCCGGCTACGACTATCCGAGCTTCATCGCGATGGACCAGCCGAAGCACGCCCATCAGCGCAAGACCGTCTCGCCGATGTTCACCCCTAATCATCTCGACGAGCTGGCGAAGCTGATCCGCCAGCGCTCGGCCAGCGTGCTCGACAATCTGCCGCGCAACGAGACCTTCAATTTCGTCGAGCGCGTCTCGATCGAATTGACCACCCAGATGCTGGCGACGCTGTTCGACTTCCCCTGGGAGGAGCGACGCAAGCTGACGCGCTGGTCCGACGTCTCCACCGCGCTGCCGAAGAGCGGCATCGTCGATTCGCCGGAACAGCGGCGGCAGGAAATGGACGAGTGCTACGCCTATTTCTCGAAGCTGTGGAATGAGCGCGTCAACGCGCCGCCAAGGAACGACCTGCTGTCGATGATGGCGCACAGCGAGGCCACGCGGCACATGGACCCCGACAATCTGATGGGCAACATCATCCTGCTCATCGTCGGCGGCAACGACACCACGCGCAACACCATGAGCGGCTCGGTGCTGGCGCTGCACGAGCATCCCGACCAGTTCAAGAAGCTGAAGGAGAACCCCGCGCTGATCGACACCATGGTGCCGGAGGTGATCCGCTGGCAGACGCCGCTCGCGCATATGCGGCGCACCGCGCTCCAGGACACCGAAATCGGCGGCAAGACGATCAGGAAGGGCGACCGCGTCGTGATGTGGTACGTCTCCGGCAACCGCGACGACGAGGTGATCGACCGCCCCGACGAATTCATCATCGATCGCGCCCGGCCGCGCATCCATCTGTCGTTCGGCTTCGGCATCCACCGCTGCGTCGGCATGCGGCTCGCCGAGCTGCAGCTCAAGATCGTCTGGCAGGAGATGCTGAAGCGCTTCGACCGAATCGAGGTGGTCGGCGAGCCGAAGCGAGTCTATTCCAGCTTCGTCCGCGGCATCGAGAACCTGCCGGTGCGGATCCCGGGCCGAGTCTAG
- a CDS encoding methyltransferase domain-containing protein, whose product MNRKERRAASKRQDESAKRPSPPFGSAGVSIADLAAEASRFYGMRRFNEAQEICRRILAREPGHVQSLNLLGLMAQAAGDHRAAAKLFTKAIASDEVNAACHYNAGNSYQALGNRAKATTHFGKALALGMDARAVSFVLQSPTIAGYIGRIAGKWPLPVTTVELFGAEGLAPLARDLFLRAALEATTLANMQLEVLLGYARAELLRLASNQDPEDDEIVAFACALARQCFINEYPYGQTEVEGERAGALRDRLLQDPASGVAIAPLTLAVVAAYFPLHALPQADALLCRDWPAAAVGLLKVQLREPREEMAERGTIATLTPIKNEVSVEVMRQYEENPYPRWTVNPLTAFAADRARGRTVATAEQQAERDILIAGCGTGSHAIQIAQVYPNARLLAVDISMTSLAYARRKTRELGLRNIEYAQADILELGAIGRTFDSIESVGVLHHLAEPFAGWRVLVSLLRPGGTMRIGLYSELARRVIVEARARIAARNYRATADDIRRCRQDIFREAEQWKPLIGAKDFYSMSGCRDLLFNVMEHRLTIPEIAAFLNEHGLTFQGFEPFDDPAVLEQFRKQFPGAADETNLDQWHRFEVDHPETFWDMYVFTVGKTAR is encoded by the coding sequence ATGAACCGAAAAGAGCGGCGGGCGGCCAGCAAGCGACAGGATGAGTCCGCCAAGCGGCCAAGCCCACCTTTCGGCTCCGCCGGCGTCAGCATTGCCGACCTCGCCGCCGAGGCAAGCCGCTTTTACGGGATGCGCCGCTTCAACGAAGCGCAGGAGATCTGCCGGCGCATTCTCGCGCGCGAGCCCGGCCATGTGCAGAGCCTCAATCTTCTCGGCCTGATGGCGCAGGCAGCCGGCGATCACCGGGCCGCCGCGAAGCTGTTCACCAAGGCGATTGCCTCCGACGAGGTGAACGCCGCCTGCCACTACAATGCCGGCAATTCGTACCAGGCGCTGGGCAATCGCGCCAAGGCGACCACGCATTTCGGCAAGGCGCTGGCGCTCGGCATGGATGCAAGGGCGGTCAGCTTCGTCCTGCAGAGCCCGACCATCGCCGGCTATATCGGGCGGATCGCCGGCAAGTGGCCGCTCCCGGTGACGACCGTCGAATTGTTCGGCGCCGAGGGCCTCGCCCCGCTTGCGCGCGACCTGTTCCTGCGCGCGGCGTTGGAGGCGACGACACTGGCCAACATGCAGCTCGAGGTTCTGCTCGGATATGCGCGGGCCGAACTGCTGCGGCTCGCGAGCAATCAGGACCCGGAGGACGACGAGATCGTCGCCTTTGCATGCGCGCTCGCCCGCCAATGCTTCATCAACGAATATCCGTATGGGCAGACCGAGGTGGAAGGCGAACGTGCAGGCGCATTGCGCGATCGACTACTGCAAGATCCGGCGTCAGGTGTCGCCATCGCGCCGCTCACGCTCGCGGTCGTTGCGGCCTATTTCCCGCTTCATGCGCTCCCGCAGGCGGACGCGCTGCTGTGCCGTGATTGGCCTGCGGCCGCTGTCGGCCTGTTGAAGGTGCAGCTTCGCGAGCCGCGCGAGGAGATGGCAGAGCGCGGCACCATTGCGACACTCACCCCGATCAAGAACGAGGTATCCGTCGAGGTGATGCGCCAGTACGAGGAAAATCCCTATCCGCGCTGGACCGTCAACCCGCTGACGGCCTTCGCGGCCGACCGGGCGCGGGGACGGACCGTCGCGACCGCGGAACAGCAGGCCGAACGGGATATCCTGATCGCGGGTTGCGGCACCGGCTCGCACGCGATCCAGATCGCGCAGGTCTATCCGAACGCCCGCCTGCTCGCGGTCGACATCAGCATGACGAGCCTCGCCTATGCGCGCCGCAAGACGCGGGAGCTGGGCCTGCGCAACATCGAATATGCGCAGGCGGATATCCTGGAACTGGGCGCGATCGGTCGCACCTTCGACAGCATCGAGTCGGTCGGCGTGCTGCACCATCTGGCCGAGCCTTTTGCCGGCTGGCGCGTGCTGGTCTCGCTGCTACGACCGGGCGGCACGATGCGCATCGGCCTGTACAGCGAGTTGGCGCGGCGCGTCATCGTGGAGGCCCGGGCCCGCATCGCCGCGCGCAATTATCGCGCCACCGCGGACGACATCCGACGCTGCCGCCAGGACATTTTTCGCGAGGCCGAACAATGGAAGCCGCTGATCGGCGCCAAGGATTTTTACAGCATGAGCGGCTGCCGCGATCTGCTGTTCAACGTCATGGAGCATCGCCTGACGATCCCCGAGATCGCGGCATTCCTCAACGAACACGGTCTGACCTTCCAGGGCTTCGAGCCGTTTGACGATCCGGCGGTGCTCGAACAATTCCGCAAACAGTTTCCGGGCGCGGCCGACGAGACCAATCTGGACCAGTGGCACCGCTTCGAGGTCGATCATCCCGAGACGTTCTGGGACATGTACGTCTTCACGGTCGGCAAGACCGCGCGCTGA
- a CDS encoding LysR family transcriptional regulator: MTELPRTQALRCFITVAREGTVSRAAAMLKLTQPAVSLQLKALEESTGMQLFNRTPSGFTLTEAGAALLPLAHRAVAAASDFKAMADSLNEAQRGTLRVGTILDPEFTRLGPFVRSLAMSSQRTEVFLRHGVSDDMLAQVGRGELDVGYYVDATPPEQLVHHSFTERTIADGRYQLAPLLSYHYRVIAPIGWRDRVIGKDWAELAELPWLATPPHSGHRRLLDDIFRPLGALPKRVGYTDQEEAMIDFVESGLCLSLARDSVLAPRMARPHQFVVSDRVKLTCDLSFACLASRRQEPVIAHAFAAVRAVWNIKPAIAGAGPTRTRKVAKNV; encoded by the coding sequence ATGACCGAGCTTCCCCGTACCCAGGCCTTGCGTTGCTTCATCACGGTTGCCCGTGAGGGCACTGTATCGCGCGCTGCAGCGATGCTGAAACTGACCCAGCCGGCGGTCAGCTTGCAACTCAAGGCGCTGGAGGAAAGCACCGGGATGCAGCTGTTCAACCGCACACCCAGCGGCTTCACGCTGACCGAGGCCGGCGCCGCGCTGCTGCCGCTGGCGCACCGGGCGGTGGCCGCGGCATCCGACTTCAAGGCGATGGCGGACTCGCTGAACGAGGCGCAGCGCGGCACGCTGCGCGTCGGCACCATCCTCGACCCCGAATTCACCCGGCTCGGGCCATTCGTGCGCAGCCTTGCGATGTCCTCACAGCGCACCGAAGTGTTTCTGCGCCATGGCGTCAGCGACGACATGCTGGCGCAGGTCGGCCGGGGCGAGCTCGACGTCGGCTACTATGTCGACGCCACGCCGCCGGAGCAGCTGGTTCATCACAGCTTCACTGAGCGGACCATTGCCGACGGCCGCTACCAGCTGGCGCCGCTGCTCAGCTACCACTACCGCGTGATCGCGCCGATCGGCTGGCGGGACCGGGTGATCGGCAAGGACTGGGCGGAGCTTGCCGAGCTGCCCTGGCTTGCGACACCGCCGCATTCCGGCCACCGCCGGCTGCTCGACGACATCTTCCGTCCGCTCGGCGCCTTGCCGAAGCGGGTCGGCTACACCGATCAGGAAGAGGCGATGATCGACTTCGTCGAATCCGGGCTCTGCCTCAGCCTCGCGCGCGACAGCGTGCTGGCGCCACGGATGGCGCGCCCGCATCAGTTCGTGGTCTCCGACCGGGTGAAGCTCACCTGCGATCTCTCTTTCGCCTGCCTTGCCTCCCGCCGCCAGGAGCCGGTGATCGCGCACGCCTTCGCGGCGGTGCGCGCAGTGTGGAACATCAAGCCGGCGATCGCCGGCGCCGGTCCGACGCGAACGCGCAAGGTCGCGAAGAACGTGTGA
- a CDS encoding M48 family metallopeptidase → MDSDTSETSSAATPAPGAVFFDGASNRRRIVALKLSDALEIREDGELRARWAFADIRRADSPSGLLRLSCLTAPSLARLEIRDAQLMTELVARCDALEASLPNRRSVAAIVGWSLAAAVSIVLVVLFGVPLAAERLTPLVPDSFERRLGDVAEAQVKVLFDGKPCSNAAGQAAFEKLVGKLRETAGLDNSVQSGVLATSVPNAFALPGGKVYLFDGLLEKAENPDEIAGVLAHELGHLRHRDSMRELIHNGGTSFLIGLLFGDITGSGALIFASRSLVTSSYSRDAETNADSFAIETMHKLGRPAKPMGELMFRVTGKEGGKGLSLVAGHPLTEDRLARMDKADAGSRPNGPPLLSSAEWQALKGICGSGKGKV, encoded by the coding sequence ATGGACTCCGATACCAGCGAGACCAGCTCCGCGGCGACGCCTGCACCGGGCGCCGTCTTCTTCGACGGTGCATCGAACCGTCGGCGCATCGTTGCGCTCAAACTGTCCGATGCGCTGGAGATCAGGGAAGACGGCGAACTGCGCGCGCGCTGGGCGTTTGCCGACATCCGCCGCGCCGACAGCCCGTCCGGCCTGCTGCGGCTGAGCTGCCTGACCGCACCGTCGCTGGCGCGGCTCGAGATCCGCGACGCCCAGCTCATGACTGAACTCGTCGCGCGCTGCGATGCGCTCGAGGCCAGCCTGCCGAACCGCAGGAGCGTCGCCGCGATCGTCGGCTGGTCGCTCGCGGCTGCGGTGTCGATCGTGCTGGTGGTGCTGTTCGGCGTGCCGCTCGCCGCCGAGCGGCTGACGCCGCTGGTGCCCGACTCCTTCGAACGCCGCCTCGGCGATGTCGCGGAGGCGCAGGTCAAGGTGCTGTTCGACGGCAAGCCGTGCAGCAACGCGGCCGGCCAAGCGGCATTCGAGAAGCTGGTCGGCAAGCTGCGGGAGACCGCGGGCCTCGACAATTCAGTGCAGTCGGGCGTGTTGGCGACCTCGGTGCCGAACGCCTTCGCGCTGCCTGGCGGCAAGGTCTATCTGTTCGATGGGCTATTGGAGAAGGCCGAGAATCCCGACGAGATCGCCGGCGTTTTGGCGCATGAGCTCGGCCATCTGCGCCATCGCGACAGCATGCGCGAGCTGATCCACAATGGCGGCACCTCGTTCCTGATCGGGCTGCTGTTCGGCGACATCACCGGGTCCGGCGCGCTGATCTTCGCTTCGCGCTCGCTGGTGACGTCATCCTATTCGCGCGACGCCGAGACCAATGCCGACAGCTTTGCGATCGAGACCATGCACAAGCTCGGCCGTCCGGCGAAGCCGATGGGCGAACTGATGTTCCGCGTCACCGGCAAGGAAGGCGGCAAGGGGCTCTCGCTCGTCGCCGGCCATCCGCTGACCGAGGACCGCCTCGCGCGCATGGACAAGGCCGATGCCGGCAGCCGGCCCAATGGCCCGCCGCTACTGTCATCAGCCGAATGGCAGGCGCTGAAGGGCATCTGCGGATCGGGCAAGGGCAAGGTGTGA
- a CDS encoding DUF898 family protein encodes MSWTPLGPPQPPPQPVPPPMPVAFSGNRKEFFRLVARGAGLELVTVGFYRFWLTTDIRRHLWSNTQIDGDAPEYTGRGKELLIGFLVALAILVPIYLGYFLIGIEAEHLKAFASLPLVAFFYLFGQFAIYRARRYRLTRTVWRGVRFWMSGSGWIYALKASLWGVVVVITLGLALPWREAALERYKMRHSYYGDLQGSFEGRGWEFFKRGWWLWLLMPFALYSTIFAPFAYAAFKAIEWRWWLSGIRFGEVRLESTLRRSALIGLYWKVIGWVMLLGMVFAAYLVLCTFLVASMDGSSIESFFKTEAFAKSIPLIVLLGIGYLAFALAMNVVMRVYLMRDLWLRVLSSTIVHNIGAAADVTARGDLANALGEGFADGLDVGGF; translated from the coding sequence ATGAGCTGGACCCCGCTGGGGCCGCCGCAGCCGCCCCCGCAACCGGTTCCGCCGCCGATGCCGGTGGCGTTTTCAGGGAACCGGAAGGAGTTCTTCCGGCTGGTCGCGCGCGGCGCCGGGCTCGAACTGGTCACGGTCGGCTTCTACCGGTTCTGGCTCACCACCGACATCCGCCGTCACCTCTGGTCGAACACCCAGATCGACGGCGACGCGCCGGAATATACCGGCCGCGGCAAGGAGCTCCTGATCGGCTTCCTGGTCGCGCTCGCGATCCTGGTGCCGATCTATCTCGGCTACTTCCTGATCGGCATCGAGGCCGAGCATCTCAAGGCGTTCGCCTCGCTGCCGCTGGTCGCCTTCTTCTATCTGTTCGGCCAGTTCGCGATCTATCGCGCGCGGCGCTACCGCCTGACGCGCACGGTGTGGCGCGGCGTCCGCTTCTGGATGAGCGGCTCGGGCTGGATCTATGCGCTGAAGGCCTCGCTGTGGGGCGTGGTGGTCGTGATCACGCTCGGCCTCGCGTTGCCATGGCGCGAGGCGGCGCTCGAACGCTACAAGATGCGGCATTCCTATTACGGCGACCTGCAGGGCTCGTTCGAGGGCCGCGGCTGGGAGTTCTTCAAGCGCGGCTGGTGGCTCTGGCTCTTGATGCCGTTCGCGCTCTACAGCACGATCTTCGCCCCGTTCGCCTATGCCGCGTTCAAGGCGATCGAGTGGCGCTGGTGGCTGTCGGGCATCCGCTTCGGCGAGGTCCGGCTGGAATCCACCTTGCGCCGCAGCGCGCTGATCGGCCTGTACTGGAAGGTCATCGGCTGGGTCATGCTGCTCGGCATGGTGTTCGCGGCCTATCTCGTGCTCTGCACCTTCTTGGTCGCCAGCATGGACGGCTCCTCGATCGAGAGCTTCTTCAAGACCGAGGCGTTCGCCAAGAGCATTCCCCTGATCGTGCTGCTCGGCATCGGCTATCTCGCCTTTGCGCTGGCCATGAACGTGGTGATGCGGGTCTATCTGATGCGCGATCTCTGGCTCCGGGTGCTGTCCTCGACCATCGTGCACAACATCGGCGCGGCCGCTGACGTCACCGCGCGCGGCGATCTCGCCAATGCGCTCGGCGAAGGCTTTGCCGACGGCCTCGACGTCGGTGGTTTCTAG